A section of the Hevea brasiliensis isolate MT/VB/25A 57/8 chromosome 17, ASM3005281v1, whole genome shotgun sequence genome encodes:
- the LOC110657216 gene encoding uncharacterized protein LOC110657216: protein MISDKVHAKVFLMKEVMRFGKKNKLILRYIGPFEITDRVGVVAYQLELPSSLSHVHPIFHISILGKYVLDSSHVLQPDIVELNEDLTFEEQLVAIVDYQMRQLQSKQISMVKVL from the exons ATGATTTCCGATAAGGTGCATGCAAAG gtttttcttatgaaagaggtcatgaggtttgggaagaaaaaTAAGCTGATTCTCCGatacataggaccttttgagatcaCAGACAGAGTAGGAGTAGTTGCCTACCAGTTGGAGTTACCATCAAGCCTTTCTCATGtccatccaatatttcacatctccatactTGGAAAGTACGTTCTTGATTCTTCTCACGTGTTGCAGCCAGACATAGTGGAGTTAAATGAGGATTTGACCTTCGAGGAGCAGCTTGTTGCCATAGTGGACTATCAGATGAGACAGCTTCAGTCAAAGCAGATATCTATGGTTAAAGTTTTATGA